From the Plectropomus leopardus isolate mb chromosome 18, YSFRI_Pleo_2.0, whole genome shotgun sequence genome, one window contains:
- the glcci1a gene encoding glucocorticoid induced 1a isoform X3, protein MSASPAAASSSQQRVKHSGSPTASCSSCSNNTTTVRLQPIRATVPYQLLRGNQLSPTRSASCSFSVAGSNTGPTTSRCSSPANPGGSGSDGRLVPRQRHSPPDSRSSPDRSPQSPVSKAERTKSQQVRSLGAIWRTSSLGAITGPYLTGQWPRDPHVHYPSCMKDKSTQTPGCWSEETREKRSTHQRSASWGSADQLKEQIAKLRHQLHRSKQGGRHSKDKDRLSPLQYNTITYTAHTSTTNHTSTASQVQFSMSKSAQMPLSNITVPKPSISRVPSSMEGINHELEKVFIKDNGEKEELKSLEVPDGRRAPFPPQQRSSSTRSVDTQTPSAPGRSSSCSSLSPCPSPACPPGSHDGSPYSTEDLLYDRDKDSGSSSPLPKFASSPKPNNSYMFKREPPEGCEKIKAFEEMSSRQSTSASVPLFSCPDKNKVNFIPTGSAFCPVKLPGSLPLAPALEPEEDEAASSSEPQGATSLYGAPTQVSTSTSTDDPPEEPGSPSETADPQTDSPAIS, encoded by the exons ATGTCAGCATCACCAGCAGCAGCCAGCTCATCCCAGCAGCGGGTTAAACACAGCGGCTCCCCGACAGCCTCCTGTTCCTCCTGTAGCAACAACACCACCACGGTCCGGTTGCAGCCTATCCGCGCCACGGTGCCGTACCAGCTTCTGCGTGGAAATCAGCTCAGCCCAACCCGCTCCGCTTCCTGCTCCTTCTCAGTAGCCGGGAGCAACACAGGACCGACGACGTCCCGTTGCTCCAGTCCCGCCAACCCGGGTGGAAGCGGCTCGGACGGCAGGCTGGTCCCCAGGCAGAGACATTCACCGCCGGACAGCAGGAGCTCACCAGACCGCTCTCCCCAATCGCCTGTCTCCAAAG CTGAAAGAACAAAATCCCAGCAGGTCCGGAGCTTGGGGGCCATTTGGCGGACTTCCTCCCTGGGTGCCATTACTGGGCCCTACCTCACTGGGCAGTGGCCTCGTGACCCACATGTGCACTACCCATCTTGTATGAAAGATAAATCCACACAG ACTCCTGGATGTTGGAGTGAGGAAACGAGAGAGAAGAGGAGCACCCACCAGCGCTCTGCATCCTGGGGCAGCGCCGACCAGCTTAAAGAG CAGATCGCAAAGCTTCGGCATCAGCTCCACCGCAGTAAACAAGGAGGACGCCACAGTAAAGACAAGGACCGACTGTCCCCCCTGCAGTACAACACCATCACCTACACCGCTCACACCAGCACTACCAACCACACCTCCACAGCCAGCCAAGTTCAG TTTTCCATGTCGAAGTCGGCCCAGATGCCGCTGTCCAACATCACAGTGCCAAAACCTTCCATCTCCAGGGTGCCCAGCAGTATGGAGGGCATCAACCATGAGCTGGAGAAGGTTTTCATCAAAGACAACGGAGAGAAAGAAGAGCTCAAG TCCCTGGAGGTTCCTGATGGGCGGCGGGCACCCTTCCCTCCTCAGcagcgcagcagcagcacccGCAGCGTGGACACCCAGACTCCATCAGCCCCCGGCCGGTCCAGCAGCTGCTCCAGCCTGTCGCCCTGCCCCTCGCCTGCCTGCCCACCAGGATCACATGACGGCAGTCCTTACTCCACAGAGGATCTACTGTACGACAGGGATAAAG ACAGTGGAAGCAGCTCACCACTGCCCAAGTTTGCCTCCTCTCCCAAACCCAACAACAGTTACATGTTCAAGCGAGAGCCGCCAGAGGGCTGTGAGAAGATTAAAGCTTTTGAGGAGATGAG CTCCAGGCAGTCCACATCAGCGTCAGTCCCCCTTTTCTCCTGCCCCGACAAAAACAAGGTCAACTTCATCCCAACGGGCTCGGCGTTCTGCCCCGTCAAACTCCCAGGCTCCCTGCCCCTCGCCCCGGCCCTGGAGCCCGAGGAAGACGAAGCGGCCTCCAGCTCAGAGCCTCAGGGGGCAACATCGCTCTACGGAGCCCCCACTCAGGTCTCCACGAGCACCAGCACAGACGACCCCCCAGAGGAGCCTGGCTCGCCCTCAGAGACTGCAGACCCCCAGACAGACAGCCCGGCCATCAGCTAG
- the glcci1a gene encoding glucocorticoid induced 1a isoform X2: MSASPAAASSSQQRVKHSGSPTASCSSCSNNTTTVRLQPIRATVPYQLLRGNQLSPTRSASCSFSVAGSNTGPTTSRCSSPANPGGSGSDGRLVPRQRHSPPDSRSSPDRSPQSPVSKAERTKSQQVRSLGAIWRTSSLGAITGPYLTGQWPRDPHVHYPSCMKDKSTQTPGCWSEETREKRSTHQRSASWGSADQLKEIAKLRHQLHRSKQGGRHSKDKDRLSPLQYNTITYTAHTSTTNHTSTASQVQQFSMSKSAQMPLSNITVPKPSISRVPSSMEGINHELEKVFIKDNGEKEELKSLEVPDGRRAPFPPQQRSSSTRSVDTQTPSAPGRSSSCSSLSPCPSPACPPGSHDGSPYSTEDLLYDRDKDSGSSSPLPKFASSPKPNNSYMFKREPPEGCEKIKAFEEMSSRQSTSASVPLFSCPDKNKVNFIPTGSAFCPVKLPGSLPLAPALEPEEDEAASSSEPQGATSLYGAPTQVSTSTSTDDPPEEPGSPSETADPQTDSPAIS; this comes from the exons ATGTCAGCATCACCAGCAGCAGCCAGCTCATCCCAGCAGCGGGTTAAACACAGCGGCTCCCCGACAGCCTCCTGTTCCTCCTGTAGCAACAACACCACCACGGTCCGGTTGCAGCCTATCCGCGCCACGGTGCCGTACCAGCTTCTGCGTGGAAATCAGCTCAGCCCAACCCGCTCCGCTTCCTGCTCCTTCTCAGTAGCCGGGAGCAACACAGGACCGACGACGTCCCGTTGCTCCAGTCCCGCCAACCCGGGTGGAAGCGGCTCGGACGGCAGGCTGGTCCCCAGGCAGAGACATTCACCGCCGGACAGCAGGAGCTCACCAGACCGCTCTCCCCAATCGCCTGTCTCCAAAG CTGAAAGAACAAAATCCCAGCAGGTCCGGAGCTTGGGGGCCATTTGGCGGACTTCCTCCCTGGGTGCCATTACTGGGCCCTACCTCACTGGGCAGTGGCCTCGTGACCCACATGTGCACTACCCATCTTGTATGAAAGATAAATCCACACAG ACTCCTGGATGTTGGAGTGAGGAAACGAGAGAGAAGAGGAGCACCCACCAGCGCTCTGCATCCTGGGGCAGCGCCGACCAGCTTAAAGAG ATCGCAAAGCTTCGGCATCAGCTCCACCGCAGTAAACAAGGAGGACGCCACAGTAAAGACAAGGACCGACTGTCCCCCCTGCAGTACAACACCATCACCTACACCGCTCACACCAGCACTACCAACCACACCTCCACAGCCAGCCAAGTTCAG CAGTTTTCCATGTCGAAGTCGGCCCAGATGCCGCTGTCCAACATCACAGTGCCAAAACCTTCCATCTCCAGGGTGCCCAGCAGTATGGAGGGCATCAACCATGAGCTGGAGAAGGTTTTCATCAAAGACAACGGAGAGAAAGAAGAGCTCAAG TCCCTGGAGGTTCCTGATGGGCGGCGGGCACCCTTCCCTCCTCAGcagcgcagcagcagcacccGCAGCGTGGACACCCAGACTCCATCAGCCCCCGGCCGGTCCAGCAGCTGCTCCAGCCTGTCGCCCTGCCCCTCGCCTGCCTGCCCACCAGGATCACATGACGGCAGTCCTTACTCCACAGAGGATCTACTGTACGACAGGGATAAAG ACAGTGGAAGCAGCTCACCACTGCCCAAGTTTGCCTCCTCTCCCAAACCCAACAACAGTTACATGTTCAAGCGAGAGCCGCCAGAGGGCTGTGAGAAGATTAAAGCTTTTGAGGAGATGAG CTCCAGGCAGTCCACATCAGCGTCAGTCCCCCTTTTCTCCTGCCCCGACAAAAACAAGGTCAACTTCATCCCAACGGGCTCGGCGTTCTGCCCCGTCAAACTCCCAGGCTCCCTGCCCCTCGCCCCGGCCCTGGAGCCCGAGGAAGACGAAGCGGCCTCCAGCTCAGAGCCTCAGGGGGCAACATCGCTCTACGGAGCCCCCACTCAGGTCTCCACGAGCACCAGCACAGACGACCCCCCAGAGGAGCCTGGCTCGCCCTCAGAGACTGCAGACCCCCAGACAGACAGCCCGGCCATCAGCTAG
- the glcci1a gene encoding glucocorticoid induced 1a isoform X4, with translation MSASPAAASSSQQRVKHSGSPTASCSSCSNNTTTVRLQPIRATVPYQLLRGNQLSPTRSASCSFSVAGSNTGPTTSRCSSPANPGGSGSDGRLVPRQRHSPPDSRSSPDRSPQSPVSKAERTKSQQVRSLGAIWRTSSLGAITGPYLTGQWPRDPHVHYPSCMKDKSTQTPGCWSEETREKRSTHQRSASWGSADQLKEIAKLRHQLHRSKQGGRHSKDKDRLSPLQYNTITYTAHTSTTNHTSTASQVQFSMSKSAQMPLSNITVPKPSISRVPSSMEGINHELEKVFIKDNGEKEELKSLEVPDGRRAPFPPQQRSSSTRSVDTQTPSAPGRSSSCSSLSPCPSPACPPGSHDGSPYSTEDLLYDRDKDSGSSSPLPKFASSPKPNNSYMFKREPPEGCEKIKAFEEMSSRQSTSASVPLFSCPDKNKVNFIPTGSAFCPVKLPGSLPLAPALEPEEDEAASSSEPQGATSLYGAPTQVSTSTSTDDPPEEPGSPSETADPQTDSPAIS, from the exons ATGTCAGCATCACCAGCAGCAGCCAGCTCATCCCAGCAGCGGGTTAAACACAGCGGCTCCCCGACAGCCTCCTGTTCCTCCTGTAGCAACAACACCACCACGGTCCGGTTGCAGCCTATCCGCGCCACGGTGCCGTACCAGCTTCTGCGTGGAAATCAGCTCAGCCCAACCCGCTCCGCTTCCTGCTCCTTCTCAGTAGCCGGGAGCAACACAGGACCGACGACGTCCCGTTGCTCCAGTCCCGCCAACCCGGGTGGAAGCGGCTCGGACGGCAGGCTGGTCCCCAGGCAGAGACATTCACCGCCGGACAGCAGGAGCTCACCAGACCGCTCTCCCCAATCGCCTGTCTCCAAAG CTGAAAGAACAAAATCCCAGCAGGTCCGGAGCTTGGGGGCCATTTGGCGGACTTCCTCCCTGGGTGCCATTACTGGGCCCTACCTCACTGGGCAGTGGCCTCGTGACCCACATGTGCACTACCCATCTTGTATGAAAGATAAATCCACACAG ACTCCTGGATGTTGGAGTGAGGAAACGAGAGAGAAGAGGAGCACCCACCAGCGCTCTGCATCCTGGGGCAGCGCCGACCAGCTTAAAGAG ATCGCAAAGCTTCGGCATCAGCTCCACCGCAGTAAACAAGGAGGACGCCACAGTAAAGACAAGGACCGACTGTCCCCCCTGCAGTACAACACCATCACCTACACCGCTCACACCAGCACTACCAACCACACCTCCACAGCCAGCCAAGTTCAG TTTTCCATGTCGAAGTCGGCCCAGATGCCGCTGTCCAACATCACAGTGCCAAAACCTTCCATCTCCAGGGTGCCCAGCAGTATGGAGGGCATCAACCATGAGCTGGAGAAGGTTTTCATCAAAGACAACGGAGAGAAAGAAGAGCTCAAG TCCCTGGAGGTTCCTGATGGGCGGCGGGCACCCTTCCCTCCTCAGcagcgcagcagcagcacccGCAGCGTGGACACCCAGACTCCATCAGCCCCCGGCCGGTCCAGCAGCTGCTCCAGCCTGTCGCCCTGCCCCTCGCCTGCCTGCCCACCAGGATCACATGACGGCAGTCCTTACTCCACAGAGGATCTACTGTACGACAGGGATAAAG ACAGTGGAAGCAGCTCACCACTGCCCAAGTTTGCCTCCTCTCCCAAACCCAACAACAGTTACATGTTCAAGCGAGAGCCGCCAGAGGGCTGTGAGAAGATTAAAGCTTTTGAGGAGATGAG CTCCAGGCAGTCCACATCAGCGTCAGTCCCCCTTTTCTCCTGCCCCGACAAAAACAAGGTCAACTTCATCCCAACGGGCTCGGCGTTCTGCCCCGTCAAACTCCCAGGCTCCCTGCCCCTCGCCCCGGCCCTGGAGCCCGAGGAAGACGAAGCGGCCTCCAGCTCAGAGCCTCAGGGGGCAACATCGCTCTACGGAGCCCCCACTCAGGTCTCCACGAGCACCAGCACAGACGACCCCCCAGAGGAGCCTGGCTCGCCCTCAGAGACTGCAGACCCCCAGACAGACAGCCCGGCCATCAGCTAG
- the glcci1a gene encoding glucocorticoid induced 1a isoform X1, with protein MSASPAAASSSQQRVKHSGSPTASCSSCSNNTTTVRLQPIRATVPYQLLRGNQLSPTRSASCSFSVAGSNTGPTTSRCSSPANPGGSGSDGRLVPRQRHSPPDSRSSPDRSPQSPVSKAERTKSQQVRSLGAIWRTSSLGAITGPYLTGQWPRDPHVHYPSCMKDKSTQTPGCWSEETREKRSTHQRSASWGSADQLKEQIAKLRHQLHRSKQGGRHSKDKDRLSPLQYNTITYTAHTSTTNHTSTASQVQQFSMSKSAQMPLSNITVPKPSISRVPSSMEGINHELEKVFIKDNGEKEELKSLEVPDGRRAPFPPQQRSSSTRSVDTQTPSAPGRSSSCSSLSPCPSPACPPGSHDGSPYSTEDLLYDRDKDSGSSSPLPKFASSPKPNNSYMFKREPPEGCEKIKAFEEMSSRQSTSASVPLFSCPDKNKVNFIPTGSAFCPVKLPGSLPLAPALEPEEDEAASSSEPQGATSLYGAPTQVSTSTSTDDPPEEPGSPSETADPQTDSPAIS; from the exons ATGTCAGCATCACCAGCAGCAGCCAGCTCATCCCAGCAGCGGGTTAAACACAGCGGCTCCCCGACAGCCTCCTGTTCCTCCTGTAGCAACAACACCACCACGGTCCGGTTGCAGCCTATCCGCGCCACGGTGCCGTACCAGCTTCTGCGTGGAAATCAGCTCAGCCCAACCCGCTCCGCTTCCTGCTCCTTCTCAGTAGCCGGGAGCAACACAGGACCGACGACGTCCCGTTGCTCCAGTCCCGCCAACCCGGGTGGAAGCGGCTCGGACGGCAGGCTGGTCCCCAGGCAGAGACATTCACCGCCGGACAGCAGGAGCTCACCAGACCGCTCTCCCCAATCGCCTGTCTCCAAAG CTGAAAGAACAAAATCCCAGCAGGTCCGGAGCTTGGGGGCCATTTGGCGGACTTCCTCCCTGGGTGCCATTACTGGGCCCTACCTCACTGGGCAGTGGCCTCGTGACCCACATGTGCACTACCCATCTTGTATGAAAGATAAATCCACACAG ACTCCTGGATGTTGGAGTGAGGAAACGAGAGAGAAGAGGAGCACCCACCAGCGCTCTGCATCCTGGGGCAGCGCCGACCAGCTTAAAGAG CAGATCGCAAAGCTTCGGCATCAGCTCCACCGCAGTAAACAAGGAGGACGCCACAGTAAAGACAAGGACCGACTGTCCCCCCTGCAGTACAACACCATCACCTACACCGCTCACACCAGCACTACCAACCACACCTCCACAGCCAGCCAAGTTCAG CAGTTTTCCATGTCGAAGTCGGCCCAGATGCCGCTGTCCAACATCACAGTGCCAAAACCTTCCATCTCCAGGGTGCCCAGCAGTATGGAGGGCATCAACCATGAGCTGGAGAAGGTTTTCATCAAAGACAACGGAGAGAAAGAAGAGCTCAAG TCCCTGGAGGTTCCTGATGGGCGGCGGGCACCCTTCCCTCCTCAGcagcgcagcagcagcacccGCAGCGTGGACACCCAGACTCCATCAGCCCCCGGCCGGTCCAGCAGCTGCTCCAGCCTGTCGCCCTGCCCCTCGCCTGCCTGCCCACCAGGATCACATGACGGCAGTCCTTACTCCACAGAGGATCTACTGTACGACAGGGATAAAG ACAGTGGAAGCAGCTCACCACTGCCCAAGTTTGCCTCCTCTCCCAAACCCAACAACAGTTACATGTTCAAGCGAGAGCCGCCAGAGGGCTGTGAGAAGATTAAAGCTTTTGAGGAGATGAG CTCCAGGCAGTCCACATCAGCGTCAGTCCCCCTTTTCTCCTGCCCCGACAAAAACAAGGTCAACTTCATCCCAACGGGCTCGGCGTTCTGCCCCGTCAAACTCCCAGGCTCCCTGCCCCTCGCCCCGGCCCTGGAGCCCGAGGAAGACGAAGCGGCCTCCAGCTCAGAGCCTCAGGGGGCAACATCGCTCTACGGAGCCCCCACTCAGGTCTCCACGAGCACCAGCACAGACGACCCCCCAGAGGAGCCTGGCTCGCCCTCAGAGACTGCAGACCCCCAGACAGACAGCCCGGCCATCAGCTAG